One stretch of Podospora pseudoanserina strain CBS 124.78 chromosome 4, whole genome shotgun sequence DNA includes these proteins:
- a CDS encoding hypothetical protein (COG:F; COG:J; EggNog:ENOG503P0JQ), protein MPTNTNTPPNPHPPSTLLTTLLTLTESTIIPLTTTGVSSGSKLFGASILSRDTLSPITTATNNEALSPLLHGEINCIQQFFTTIPPSSRPFPSSCIFFATHEPCSLCLSGITWAGFNEFYYLFTYEDSRDAFNIPYDIDILEEVFKVRGENEGEGEFKRRGLYNKNNKFFKSKSLGELIEEVEDEKEREYFRGEVKRLKGLYDALSETYQKGKAEGVGSESVWK, encoded by the coding sequence atgcccaccaacaccaacaccccccccaacccgcaccccccctcaactctcctcaccaccctcctcaccctcaccgagTCCACCATaatccccctcaccaccaccggcgtcTCCTCCGGCTCAAAACTCTTCGGcgcctccatcctctcccgtGACACCCTGTCCCCCATAACAACAGCCACAAACAACGaagccctctcccccctcctccacggcgaAATAAACTGCATCCAGCAattcttcaccaccatccccccctcctcccgccccttcccttcttcctgcATCTTTTTCGCCACACACGAGCCCTGCTCCCTCTGTCTGTCTGGAATCACCTGGGCTGGGTTCAACGAGTTCTACTATTTGTTCACCTACGAGGACTCAAGAGACGCGTTCAATATCCCGTATGACATTGAcattttggaggaggtgttcaAAGTAAGGGGAGAaaatgagggggagggggagtttaagaggagggggttgtataACAAGAATAACAAGTTCTTCAAGAGCAAGAGTCTAGGGGAGCTGatcgaggaggtggaggatgagaaggagagggagtaCTTCAGGGGGGAGGTCAAGAGGCTAAAGGGGTTATATGACGCGCTCAGTGAGACGTACCAGAAGGGCAAGGCGGAGGGTGTGGGGAGTGAGAGTGTTTGGAAGTAA
- a CDS encoding hypothetical protein (EggNog:ENOG503PI01), with product METLEVTLRILEGLLEPMDNRRRCLNHTGNRPLDWAPCPSTEQPNLGTPCRPICGRHSASLHSTTQCMMGQQQYQNVLGLFLAWEEDGGEHASAGENPFHTQLEEFVHTLQLGYNYDIEQWLIPSEKYPRALDKKLNETVERINECSKKEEGALDLLIIYYGGHAVANPHEPDNDLLLVPCPKSKDVSVSWATDVLSRIQYVEGADILILLDCCYAQRGQHAIDHMHRPPPRPMITLAAVDIDGKAIQDGDYTFTQNLCAQLEEFGNNTETFSISQFHRALRRRTASWRRRQPDGKIPDPLMSSNTTHEFGLLGPLEPQVDPAETSTVGRVISAKPAGHVKEERCPVTAERSSSALAASHLKPSSPRAISAGTHSPASLKNASWEDNVSFCTEFHDVDEARPPSAPSSVLSSRSLSPAYSTTSQNGRLRTGSPDTRPWVPSIVDMPATSPHDNLNIYVSSPDLEAVMPTAPMSCSPTASSSSLQESILPPRNKRDHQKCYDVRLSPSAPYESPRITPRGSKERTDNMPYPRHSQTVMPMLQNRRSQTFDNADFGRARDGYGGPRWQAQADSDSEDEFWPPEHSGPRHQLYGGYRR from the exons ATGGAGACCTTGGAAGTGACGTTGAGGATACTTGAGGGGCTTTTGGAACCAATGGATAACAGGCGCAGATGTTTGAACCACACAGGGAACAGACCCCTCGATTGGGCTCCGTGCCCATCAACGGAGCAGCCCAACCTTGGAACACCATGTCGCCCAATTTGCGGCCGGCATTCGGCTTCTCTACACTCCACAACACAGTGTATGATGGGTCAACAACAGTATCAGAATGTCTTGGGGCTGTTCCTCGCctgggaagaagatggaggagagcaTGCATCTGCGGGGGAGAACCCGTTTCACACGCAACTGGAGGAGTTTGTCCACACTCTTCAGCTGGGATACAACTATGACATTGAGCAGTGGCTCATTCCGTCAGAAAAATATCCTCGTGCCTTGGACAAGAAACTGAACGAGACTGTCGAGCGGATCAATGAATGCAgtaagaaggaggagggcgcaTTGGACCTGCTCATCATCTACTACGGTGGTCATGCGGTGGCCAACCCCCACGAACCCGATAATGACCTGTTATTAGTTCC ATGCCCAAAAAGCAAGGACGTATCCGTTTCTTGGGCGACGGATGTTTTATCAAGAATACAATATGTAGAGGGTGCTGATATCCTGATTCTCTTGGACTGCTGCTACGCGCAGAGAGGCCAGCATGCGATAGATCACATGCAtcggccgccgccgagaCCAATGATCACTCTCGCGGCTGTTGACATTGATGGCAAGGCTATCCAAGATGGGGACTATACGTTCACCCAAAACCTATGCGCACAACTTGAGGAGTTTGGAAACAATACGGAGACTTTCAGTATCAGCCAGTTTCATCGAGCCCTTCGACGAAGGACCGCTAGTTGGAGACGACGTCAACCCGACGGCAAGATTCCAGATCCTCTGATGTCCTCCAACACAACTCATGAGTTTGGGTTGCTGGGACCGCTTGAGCCGCAAGTAGACCCGGCTGAGACGTCGACCGTGGGAAGAGTTATATCCGCCAAACCAGCTGGGCATGTCAAAGAGGAACGGTGCCCCGTAACCGCAGAGAGGTCTTCATCTGCCCTTGCCGCCTCTCATCTCAAACCTTCAAGTCCTCGAGCCATCAGCGCGGGAACCCATTCACCAGCTTCTCTCAAGAATGCATCATGGGAGGACAATGTCAGTTTCTGCACGGAATTCCATGATGTGGATGAGGCACGCCCTCCTAGTGCGCCCTCTTCAGTTCTCAGCTCCCGTTCCCTTTCACCAGCCtattcaacaacctcccaaaACGGGCGTCTACGAACCGGAAGTCCTGATACTCGCCCTTGGGTTCCTAGCATCGTCGATATGCCCGCCACCTCACCCcacgacaacctcaacatctACGTCAGTTCACCCGACCTGGAAGCAGTTATGCCCACCGCTCCGATGAGTTGTTCCCCTACTGCTTCATCGAGCTCCTTACAAGAGTCAATTCTGCCGCCAAGAAACAAGAGAGATCACCAAAAGTGTTATGATGTGCGACTGTCACCTTCTGCTCCGTACGAGAGTCCCAGGATAACCCCACGGGGAAGCAAAGAAAGGACAGACAACATGCCATACCCGCGACATTCGCAGACAGTCATGCCAATGTTGCAAAATCGAAGGTCACAAACATTTGACAATGCTGATTTTGGCCGGGCAAGGGATGGCTATGGAGGTCCGCGTTGGCAGGCGCAGGCTGACTCTGACTCCGAGGATGAATTTTGGCCCCCGGAACACTCGGGACCTCGTCATCAGTTGTATGGTGGTTATCGGCGGTGa
- a CDS encoding hypothetical protein (EggNog:ENOG503PAST): MTIKAESFQFEDYAYGMRKSGFGHALLHPASDLDAYPGVCGFIDDRGDWQRIVDVTKPQELKAFGLSPFVGRTWEKRRESCKWGPKITETVSRVAISTSAATQANIPATFSSAYRYELKGEFGAILLCNDPVEKRSFGLKDPFSTWANKNAKDLLRRFPDIKKSGGFYVITSTIAARDIRITTWTTKGTSVVIGASAEIDNVAKIDASTEFYVGETATEWHEPQVEYFQEGEKKVLFFGGVYIKYSRLWPLREKDQKKWSGYRGSDDGKVMIEEDNYAWDVEACQI; the protein is encoded by the exons ATGACCATAAAAGCAGAATCCTTCCAGTTCGAGGACTACGCCTATGGGATGCGAAAGTCTGGCTTCGGCCATGCCTTGCTCCACCCAGCCTCCGATCTCGACGCCTACCCGGGTGTCTGCGGCTTCATCGACGACAGGGGCGACTGGCAGAGAATCGTCGACGTGACCAAGCCGCAAGAACTTAAAGCCTTTGGCCTAAGCCCCTTCGTAGGACGAACGTGGGAAAAGCGGCGGGAAAGCTGCAAATGGGGTCCCAAGATAACGGAAACCGTCAGCAGGGTTGCGATCTCAACATCTGCCGCAACTCAAGCCAACATTCCtgccaccttctcctctgccTACAGATATGAGCTTaagggggagtttggggcgATCCTCCTGTGCAATGATCCGGTCGAGAAGAGATCGTTTGGGCTCAAAGACCCCTTCAGCACATGGGCGAACAAGAATGCCAAGGATCTCCTGAGGAGGTTCCCTGACATCAAGAAGAGCGGCGGTTTTTATGTTATCACCTCGACCATAGCGGCGAGGGATATCCGGATCACCACTTGGACCACCAAGGGCACATCGGTTGTCATTGGGGCCTCAGCCGAGATTGATAATGTTGCGAAGATTGATGCTTCGACTGAGTTTTATGTTGGTGAGACTGCTACGGAGTGGCATGAGCCACAGGTTGAG TATTTCCAGGAAGGCGAGAAGAAAGTGTTGTTCTTTGGTGGCGTCTACATCAAGTACAGTAGACTCTGG CCATTGCGAGAAAAGGACCAAAAGAAGTGGAGTGGTTATCGCGGTAGTGACGACGGGAAAGTCATGATTGAAGAGGACAATTACGCATGGGATGTTGAAGCTTGCCAGATTTGA